Proteins found in one Deltaproteobacteria bacterium genomic segment:
- a CDS encoding ABC transporter permease: protein MDIILTAFRLAVRALLAYKVRSLLTMLGIIIGIGSVIVMFSIGRGANASIQKQINDLGTNMLMIFSGSSKKGGVRAGWGTMPSLTVKDALAIERECPAVRLSSYLISRNVQVVNGKTNWGTKGYGVSPNFAEIRAWPIQEGQFLTAQHLKSAASVVVLGSSVAENLFQPGEEIIGRKVRIKNFPFRVIGVLIPKGRNPSGQDQDDVVFIPYTTHVRRLIGRRLPGIVHYIGVSAQSQELVPEAKREIEELLRQRHRILPGQDDDFTIRTLDEFSNMAAKTTGTMTLLLTAVAAVSLAVGGIGIMNIMLVSVTERTREIGIRMAVGARERDVLVQFLVESVTMSIVGGLLGTILGIASSKLISGLAEWPTIITMDSILLATLFSMGVGVFFGFYPARKASRMDPIEALRYE from the coding sequence ATGGATATCATATTAACAGCCTTCCGTCTGGCCGTCAGGGCCTTGTTAGCTTACAAGGTCAGGAGCCTTCTGACCATGCTGGGCATCATCATCGGCATCGGATCCGTGATCGTCATGTTCAGCATCGGGCGAGGAGCCAACGCCAGTATTCAGAAGCAGATCAACGACCTGGGCACCAATATGCTCATGATCTTTTCAGGCTCCAGTAAAAAGGGCGGGGTGCGGGCCGGGTGGGGGACCATGCCTAGCTTAACGGTCAAGGACGCCCTGGCCATCGAACGGGAATGCCCGGCCGTGCGGCTCTCGAGCTATCTCATCTCCCGAAACGTGCAGGTCGTGAATGGCAAAACAAACTGGGGCACAAAAGGGTACGGCGTCTCTCCGAATTTCGCAGAGATTAGAGCCTGGCCCATTCAAGAAGGGCAATTCCTAACCGCCCAGCACCTTAAATCCGCGGCCAGCGTGGTGGTCCTGGGTTCTTCCGTGGCCGAAAACCTCTTCCAGCCCGGGGAGGAGATCATTGGTCGCAAAGTCCGTATAAAAAACTTTCCCTTCCGCGTTATCGGGGTTCTGATACCCAAGGGACGTAATCCCAGCGGGCAGGATCAGGACGACGTCGTTTTTATTCCTTACACTACACACGTCCGGAGGCTCATTGGCAGGCGACTGCCTGGAATCGTCCATTACATCGGGGTTTCCGCACAATCACAGGAGCTTGTGCCCGAAGCCAAGCGTGAAATTGAGGAACTCCTCCGTCAGAGACACCGCATCCTTCCTGGTCAGGACGATGACTTTACCATCCGCACCTTAGATGAGTTCTCTAACATGGCCGCCAAAACCACCGGCACCATGACCCTGCTGCTTACCGCCGTGGCCGCGGTGAGCCTGGCCGTGGGCGGCATCGGTATTATGAACATCATGCTGGTCTCGGTGACGGAACGCACCCGGGAGATCGGCATCCGCATGGCCGTGGGGGCCAGGGAACGGGATGTGCTCGTTCAATTCCTGGTGGAATCCGTGACCATGAGTATCGTCGGCGGTCTCCTTGGAACCATCCTGGGGATCGCATCATCAAAGCTGATCTCCGGCCTGGCCGAGTGGCCGACTATCATCACCATGGACTCAATTCTACTGGCGACCTTGTTTTCTATGGGGGTGGGGGTCTTCTTCGGCTTCTACCCGGCCCGCAAGGCCTCCCGCATGGACCCTATCGAAGCCCTCAGATACGAGTAA
- a CDS encoding MBL fold metallo-hydrolase, with translation MRITEPGRVTDRIFFLGRTESCIYLVDGGEEYALIGGGMVYAAFEIPKQIQNFGIKEDRIRRIVILHAHFDHVGCIPYFKKRWPWAKVTASARAKEMFAEPRVVETIASMNQVTAAGHGVEEEVREQGLLDFARLEIEEAVGGGDTLPCGDLNLEIIDARGHSSCSIAVYLPEEKALFASDAGGIPYGDTAFTVANSNFDQYQQTLERIAALDVEIYLAGHYGVMTGWDAREYIQDATEAAQETRKLIEESYARTQDVRQTAEEVTRIRLDASPGYFLSKEMVFMTTQQMVKNLVKLMGE, from the coding sequence ATGAGAATCACCGAACCAGGCCGTGTCACGGACAGAATTTTTTTCTTGGGGCGCACGGAATCGTGCATATACCTTGTGGACGGAGGCGAAGAGTATGCCTTGATAGGCGGAGGCATGGTCTATGCTGCCTTTGAAATACCAAAGCAGATTCAGAATTTCGGGATTAAAGAGGACAGGATCAGACGTATCGTCATCCTCCATGCCCACTTTGATCATGTGGGGTGTATTCCCTACTTTAAAAAACGCTGGCCCTGGGCAAAGGTGACGGCCTCGGCCAGGGCTAAAGAGATGTTTGCAGAGCCGAGGGTCGTTGAGACCATTGCCAGCATGAACCAGGTTACGGCCGCCGGACATGGAGTGGAAGAGGAAGTCAGGGAACAGGGCCTCCTGGATTTCGCAAGGCTCGAAATCGAAGAGGCGGTTGGCGGCGGGGATACACTGCCTTGCGGCGACTTGAACCTGGAGATCATTGACGCGCGCGGTCACTCTTCCTGTTCCATTGCCGTTTACCTCCCTGAAGAAAAAGCCCTGTTCGCTTCTGACGCTGGAGGAATTCCTTACGGGGACACGGCTTTCACCGTGGCCAATTCCAACTTCGACCAGTACCAGCAGACCCTGGAAAGGATAGCCGCTTTAGATGTTGAGATATATCTGGCCGGGCATTACGGCGTCATGACCGGTTGGGACGCCCGGGAGTATATCCAGGACGCCACCGAAGCCGCTCAGGAGACGCGAAAGTTAATTGAGGAATCTTACGCCCGCACTCAGGATGTGCGGCAAACCGCAGAAGAGGTCACCAGAATTCGTCTGGACGCCTCGCCCGGATACTTCCTCTCCAAAGAAATGGTCTTCATGACGACGCAGCAGATGGTGAAGAACCTGGTGAAATTAATGGGGGAATAA
- a CDS encoding DMT family transporter, whose amino-acid sequence MTVPRSVYLFLIVGLISASQSGNIVRLGEAHPFAIATWRLGLAAILLLPLAGSRLNMLRRLRKRDYLLLCLSGLALAAHFFTFIGAVQKTTVANATIFFSMNPVITVTAAYFIFGERLSASLFLAISLGLIGIVFLGGNDLSLNPEHLAGDGLALLCTIFFSAYLLLGRRLREFLPNMVYVSAVYGLAAVFGFICLVFLDLPIIKYNGVTWLCFILMALIPTMAGHTSLNYAIRYIGASRISTATLSEPLLAGLVAFFAWGEVITWAVFAGYVFMCAAVLVLVRDL is encoded by the coding sequence ATGACTGTTCCAAGAAGCGTCTATCTCTTTCTGATCGTGGGACTGATATCGGCCAGCCAGTCTGGAAACATTGTCAGGCTGGGTGAGGCGCATCCTTTTGCCATCGCCACCTGGCGCCTGGGCCTTGCCGCCATACTCCTGCTTCCCCTGGCCGGGTCGAGACTCAATATGCTCAGACGCCTGCGCAAAAGAGACTACCTTCTTCTTTGCCTGTCCGGCCTGGCTCTGGCAGCGCATTTTTTCACCTTTATCGGCGCGGTTCAAAAGACAACCGTGGCAAATGCGACCATCTTTTTTTCCATGAACCCGGTCATTACCGTCACGGCCGCCTACTTCATTTTTGGTGAGCGCCTGAGTGCCAGCCTCTTTCTGGCTATCAGCCTCGGTCTAATCGGGATTGTCTTTCTAGGAGGCAATGACCTGAGCTTAAACCCGGAGCACCTTGCCGGCGACGGTCTGGCGCTACTTTGCACCATTTTCTTCTCGGCATATCTCCTTCTTGGGCGAAGGCTCAGAGAATTTTTACCAAATATGGTTTATGTCTCAGCGGTTTACGGTCTAGCCGCTGTCTTTGGTTTTATCTGCCTGGTTTTTCTCGATCTGCCGATCATTAAATACAACGGCGTCACCTGGCTCTGCTTCATCCTCATGGCCTTAATCCCCACCATGGCCGGGCACACCTCATTAAACTATGCCATTCGTTACATCGGCGCCAGCCGAATCTCCACGGCTACCTTATCCGAACCGCTCCTGGCTGGACTGGTGGCTTTTTTTGCCTGGGGAGAGGTCATCACCTGGGCGGTTTTCGCGGGATACGTGTTCATGTGCGCCGCGGTCCTGGTTCTTGTCCGTGATTTGTAG